A window from Candidatus Omnitrophota bacterium encodes these proteins:
- a CDS encoding cyclodeaminase/cyclohydrolase family protein translates to MYNKKPLRDYLDDLAARRPAPGGGSAAALSAAIGAALISMVANYTVGNPKYKSDEDKVAVILKKAEAYRTRLLALVDEDVSAYEKLCDGIKNSPKGSQAPDGLYKDAITPPLEMCRISAEALGICKEIAECGNRNLITDTAIAAILLEGAFFSAKFNVYINLKYIKDIDFIGNIHKELSPLEKSLPELKEEILEMCEEVIK, encoded by the coding sequence ATGTACAATAAAAAGCCGCTACGTGATTATCTGGATGACCTTGCGGCCAGGCGCCCCGCGCCGGGCGGCGGAAGCGCGGCCGCGCTTTCCGCGGCGATAGGAGCCGCTCTTATTTCTATGGTAGCGAACTATACGGTGGGTAACCCGAAATATAAATCGGATGAGGATAAAGTAGCCGTTATTCTGAAGAAGGCTGAGGCGTATCGTACCCGGCTTCTGGCGCTGGTCGATGAAGACGTGTCCGCGTATGAAAAATTATGCGACGGAATAAAAAATTCACCCAAAGGTTCTCAGGCCCCGGACGGGCTTTATAAGGATGCGATCACCCCGCCGCTAGAGATGTGCAGGATATCCGCGGAAGCGCTCGGGATATGTAAGGAAATTGCGGAATGCGGGAACAGGAATTTGATAACAGATACCGCGATAGCCGCGATACTTCTCGAAGGAGCATTTTTTTCCGCGAAGTTTAACGTGTACATAAATTTGAAATATATAAAAGACATTGATTTTATCGGCAATATCCACAAAGAGCTTTCGCCTCTGGAAAAGTCTCTGCCGGAATTAAAAGAAGAGATATTGGAAATGTGTGAGGAAGTTATAAAATAG
- a CDS encoding methylenetetrahydrofolate reductase, with the protein MTFCEKIKQGSFVITSEIGPPKGIDLKEMFEDAELIKSRVDAMNVTDLQSSVLRVGSLAVCKLLKDMAIEPILQMTCRDRNRLALQSDLLSAGALGIENVLILTGDYPTLGDHPEAKPVFDLDSVELIQAAKTLEGGKDMKGNALKGAPEFCIGAVVNPGADPLEPEIIKMEKKVEAGAQFFQTQAVYDIDLFKRFLDASKHIKIPVLAGIVILKSAGMAKYMNKNVAGVFVPDALINEMETTKDKSAKSIEIAARLIRDLKPLCRGIHIMPIGWDKKVPAILDAAGL; encoded by the coding sequence ATGACATTCTGTGAAAAGATAAAACAGGGCAGTTTCGTAATTACCAGCGAGATAGGACCACCTAAAGGCATCGATTTAAAAGAGATGTTCGAAGACGCGGAGCTCATAAAAAGCCGTGTCGACGCTATGAATGTTACCGATCTGCAGAGTTCCGTTTTGAGGGTCGGTTCGCTCGCGGTATGTAAACTTTTAAAAGATATGGCCATCGAGCCGATATTGCAGATGACCTGCCGCGACCGGAATCGCCTGGCGCTCCAGTCGGATCTTTTATCCGCGGGTGCGCTCGGGATAGAGAACGTCCTAATCCTGACGGGCGATTACCCTACGCTCGGCGACCATCCCGAAGCGAAGCCGGTATTCGACCTCGATAGCGTCGAGCTCATACAGGCCGCTAAAACACTCGAAGGCGGGAAGGATATGAAGGGCAACGCGCTGAAAGGCGCGCCTGAGTTTTGTATCGGCGCGGTCGTCAATCCAGGCGCCGATCCGCTCGAGCCCGAGATAATAAAGATGGAGAAGAAAGTAGAAGCCGGCGCACAATTTTTTCAGACGCAGGCGGTATATGACATCGATCTTTTCAAAAGATTTTTAGACGCCTCGAAACATATAAAAATACCCGTGCTTGCGGGAATCGTGATTTTAAAGTCCGCGGGCATGGCGAAATACATGAATAAGAACGTTGCCGGGGTATTCGTTCCCGATGCTCTCATAAACGAGATGGAGACGACAAAAGATAAATCGGCGAAGTCTATCGAGATTGCGGCGCGTCTCATCAGAGATCTCAAGCCCCTCTGCCGGGGCATACATATAATGCCGATCGGATGGGATAAGAAAGTACCGGCGATATTGGATGCCGCTGGATTGTAG
- a CDS encoding bifunctional 5,10-methylenetetrahydrofolate dehydrogenase/5,10-methenyltetrahydrofolate cyclohydrolase has product MAAILLEGKPIAERLGAKIKSEVEVLKAERGMAPKLLALQIGVNASSAVYAKAQKKAAESLGIDYELRTVADLTSQAEAEKLIKDLNKDPGIAAVILQLPVPKGIDAKRLVNLISPGKDAEGMHPQNLGRILLGQYNIGPCAAMAVMELLGSIKADLYGKEAVIVGHSEIVGKPLAMMLLSKFATTTVCHIATSKRGVLPEHIRRAEILVVAVGKAGVVRGEWIKPGAIVIDVGINRAGDKILGDVEFDSAADKAAYITPVPGGVGPLTTTILMRNTVELFKGQVK; this is encoded by the coding sequence ATGGCGGCAATATTATTAGAGGGTAAGCCGATAGCCGAAAGGTTGGGGGCTAAAATAAAATCCGAAGTCGAGGTTTTGAAGGCAGAGCGGGGGATGGCGCCGAAGCTTTTGGCGCTCCAGATAGGCGTAAATGCTTCGTCTGCCGTATATGCGAAGGCGCAAAAGAAAGCGGCCGAATCGCTGGGCATAGACTACGAGCTTAGGACGGTTGCCGATTTGACGAGCCAGGCGGAGGCGGAAAAATTGATAAAAGATTTAAATAAAGATCCGGGTATTGCCGCCGTCATACTTCAACTCCCGGTGCCGAAAGGTATCGACGCCAAGCGTCTGGTGAACCTGATATCGCCCGGGAAAGATGCCGAAGGCATGCATCCGCAGAACCTCGGCAGGATATTGCTGGGGCAGTACAATATCGGGCCGTGCGCGGCGATGGCGGTCATGGAGCTTTTAGGTTCGATAAAAGCGGATCTCTATGGCAAAGAAGCGGTTATCGTCGGGCATTCCGAGATAGTCGGTAAGCCCCTGGCGATGATGTTATTGAGTAAGTTCGCGACGACCACGGTATGCCACATAGCTACGAGCAAGCGCGGGGTACTGCCGGAGCACATAAGGCGCGCCGAGATATTGGTGGTCGCGGTCGGGAAGGCGGGAGTAGTCAGGGGCGAATGGATAAAACCCGGAGCGATAGTGATAGACGTCGGCATAAATCGAGCGGGCGATAAGATACTCGGCGATGTCGAGTTTGACAGCGCCGCGGATAAAGCCGCGTATATTACGCCGGTTCCCGGGGGGGTAGGGCCGTTGACCACCACGATACTCATGCGAAATACCGTAGAATTATTTAAGGGGCAGGTTAAATGA